The proteins below are encoded in one region of Apium graveolens cultivar Ventura chromosome 4, ASM990537v1, whole genome shotgun sequence:
- the LOC141720944 gene encoding putative 4-hydroxy-4-methyl-2-oxoglutarate aldolase 3, which translates to MASLATAEVCDTNAALLSSGDLRILQPVFQSYGQCRAFSGPVVTLKVFEDNVLVRELLETRGEGRVLVIDGGGSMRCALVGGNLGQLAQNMGWAGIVVNGCIRDVDEIKGCDIGVRALASHPLKSNKRGIGEKNVLVHIAGTMIRPGEWLYADSDGILISKTELSI; encoded by the coding sequence ATGGCATCATTAGCAACAGCTGAAGTTTGCGATACGAATGCAGCACTGTTAAGCAGCGGTGATCTGCGTATTCTGCAGCCAGTCTTTCAGAGCTATGGCCAGTGTCGAGCATTCTCTGGACCTGTTGTGACTCTCAAGGTGTTTGAGGATAATGTGCTGGTCCGGGAGCTTTTAGAGACTAGAGGCGAAGGCAGAGTTCTGGTTATAGACGGTGGAGGCAGCATGAGATGTGCCTTAGTGGGAGGCAATTTGGGACAGTTAGCTCAGAATATGGGATGGGCTGGTATTGTTGTTAATGGATGTATCAGAGACGTGGATGAGATCAAGGGCTGTGATATTGGGGTCAGAGCATTGGCATCGCATCCCTTGAAATCGAACAAGAGGGGAATTGGGGAGAAGAATGTTTTGGTGCATATTGCAGGAACAATGATTCGCCCTGGAGAGTGGTTGTATGCAGATAGTGATGGCATTCTCATCTCCAAAACGGAGCTCTCTATTTAA
- the LOC141719604 gene encoding uncharacterized protein LOC141719604: protein MDLVLCKLLQVQYAFVPDDGRVICSSTPKYGEGMEAGNEAGYIVGMSTCYPKPGSVRIADGETLYLDSNYSSAQRHTGAMGIFYILVAEPLPNTKSFLQAAFEIGGGTEKSSFVWVGVLFGAGIAMAVFVGYRKLRSPREDGYAPIVI from the exons ATGGATTTAGTGTTGTGCAAATTATTGCAAGTGCAGTATGCATTTGTCCCAGAT GATGGACGAGTAATATGTTCATCAACACCAAAATATGGTGAAGGAATGGAAGCTGGTAATGAAGCTGGCTACATCGTGGGAATGTCCACCTGTTATCCCAAGCCAGGCTCAGTTAGAATTGCAGATGGGGAAACTCTATATTTGGATTCCAATTACAGCAGTGCCCAAAGACACACCGGAGCCATGGGGATCTTCTACATTTTGGTTGCAGAGCCATTACCAAATACAAAGTCTTTCTTGCAGGCTGCATTTGAG ATTGGAGGGGGAACAGAAAAGAGCAGCTTTGTTTGGGTAGGGGTTCTGTTTGGTGCGGGAATAGCTATGGCTGTTTTCGTTGGTTACAGAAAACTCAGAAGCCCAAGAGAAGATGGATATGCACCAATAGTCATATGA
- the LOC141720945 gene encoding uncharacterized protein LOC141720945, which translates to MFGGAQSCCILFVTFLLASCFQSLEARENVVKTKVFLSPKIVLRPGSVANKFFYDIDFPRGHVAIKDFSAEVVDEAGTSVPLHETYLHHWVAVRYYVRKGIDVSKHSQNSGFHQANFIVARNAGICSYTLTQYFGLGSETRKTATHIPDPYGIEIGDPAEIPDGFEEKWLLNVHAIDTRGAVERLGCTECRCDLYNVTVDEYDRPLKPGYKGGLYCCYDKTHCQLKKGFESVRRSIFMKYTVKWVDWENSIIPLKIYIFDVTDTWKKSDESKMALSTNHDCHVEFTVEACATDMNNKACVDSRRTSLVMPRGGDVIYGVAHQHTGGIYLTLFSIFSF; encoded by the exons ATGTTTGGAGGTGCTCAAAGTTGTTGTATATTGTTTGTAACTTTCTTGTTGGCCTCATGTTTCCAAAGTTTAGAAGCTCGCGAAAATGTAGTGAAAACTAAAGTCTTTCTATCACCTAAGATTGTTCTACGTCCTGGATCAGTGGCAAACAAATTTTTCTACGATATTGATTTTCCGAGAGGTCATGTTGCAATCAAGGATTTTAGTGCTGAAGTAGTTGATGAAGCAGGGACCTCTGTTCCTCTTCATGAGACCTATCTACACCACTGGGTTGCTGTTAGGTACTACGTACGTAAAGGAATTGATGTCTCCAAGCACAGCCAGAATTCCGGTTTCCACCAGGCAAATTTTATAGTCGCAAGAAATGCTGGAATTTGCAGTTATACTCTAACACAATATTTTGGCCTCGGGTCTGAAACACGAAAAACAGCCACTCATATCCCGGATCCTTATGGAATTGAAATTGGCGACCCAGCAGAAATTCCTGATGGCTTTGAGGAGAAATGGTTGCTTAATGTTCATGCTATTGATACTCGGGGTGCAGTGGAGAGATTAGGATGTACCGAGTGCAGGTGCGATCTATACAATGTAACTGTAGATGAATATGACCGACCTTTGAAACCAGGTTATAAAGGAGGATTATATTGTTGCTATGATAAGACACACTGCCAGCTTAAAAAAGGATTTGAGAGTGTTAGGAGAAGCATCTTCATGAAATACACTGTGAAATGGGTTGATTGGGAAAACTCCATTATACCTCTTAAGATTTATATATTCGACGTCACTGATACTTGGAAAAAGTCTGATGAATCGAAGATGGCACTTAGCACTAACCATGATTGCCAT GTCGAGTTCACCGTTGAGGCTTGTGCCACAGATATGAATAACAAGGCATGTGTTGATTCTAGACGGACAAGCCTAGTTATGCCAAGAGGCGGTGATGTCATTTATGGTGTCGCGCACCAGCATACTGGGGGTATTTACCTTACTTTATTTTCTATCTTTTCTTTTTAA
- the LOC141720946 gene encoding uncharacterized protein LOC141720946: MMEDIGLFNQGWKWLQSKKHFYSVAQTSATCFRDKMGTFIERHWPVVCCVFARLATVLHFLLINWKDCIVRGFWSLVGLGSAALLVIMWSCFISLTSMSCLVYALLSMGVAGVAIQYLGYTPGIFIVGLCAILVLWMYANFWIMGTLFIVGGYLFSLNHARLVVLIATVYALYSVKTRVGWPGVVASISLSFLSNDLLNYILQRCDNLRESTHFDEHKESVPFSDNDFVEDCDYSTPTDEDEKVHACKPSSAKSSSSTTKSSSSTTTPTPPVVKKQESSANHIVKEVVNSPEEMKRILGSVDHYEALGLSRVNKIDVILLKKEYRKKAMLVHPDKNMGSPLASESFKKLQCAYEVLSDSTKKRDYDEQLRKEEYKSVAQKSPDISHQGRSDYCSEESRRIQCTKCGNSHIWVCTNRTKTMARWCQDCCQYHQAKDGDGWVEYRGSLVFNRPQKVEIPRAFVCAESKIFDVSEWAICQGMACRPNTHRPSFHVNMVGLEKSTQRSNSSRYPWDLDAEMMDEEEDFDVWLQQALASGLFCETSKQRRKSWSPFKLPQKKGKKPWKRSP, translated from the exons ATGATGGAGGATATCGGATTGTTTAATCAAGGGTGGAAATGGTTACAATCAAAGAAGCATTTTTACTCGGTTGCTCAAACTTCGGCTACTTGTTTTAGGGACAAAATGGGGACTTTCATAGAGCGGCATTGGCCGGTTGTTTGCTGTGTTTTTGCAAGACTAGCGACGGTTCTGCATTTCTTGTTGATTAATTGGAAGGATTGTATTGTTCGGGGATTTTGGTCGTTGGTTGGGCTAGGTTCAGCAGCTTTGCTTGTTATAATGTGGAGTTGCTTTATCAGTTTGACATCTATGTCTTGCCTTGTCTACGCACTTCTTAGTATG GGGGTTGCTGGGGTTGCCATCCAGTATTTGGGGTACACTCCTGGAATTTTTATTGTAGGGCTGTGTGCTATATTAGTTTTGTGGATGTATGCTAACTTTTGGATCATGGGTACACTATTTATAGTTGGAG GTTATTTGTTTTCCTTAAACCATGCTCGCTTGGTTGTCTTAATTGCTACCGTCTATGCTCTCTATTCTGTAAAGACTCGAGTGGGATGGCCTGGTGTTGTTGCATCAATAAGTCTCTCCTTTCTATCAAATGACTTGTTAAATTATATCCTTCAACGGTGTGATAATTTGCGTGAAAGCACACACTTTGACGAGCACAAAGAATCAGTGCCATTCAGTGATAATGACTTTGTGGAAGATTGTGACTATTCTACACCTACTGACGAAGATGAAAAGGTTCACGCTTGTAAACCTTCTAGCGCTAAATCATCATCGAGCACCACTAAATCATCATCGAGCACAACAACTCCCACTCCACCTGTTGTCAAGAAGCAGGAGTCTTCCGCTAACCATATTGTGAAAGAAGTGGTGAATTCTCCTGAGGAGATGAAAAGAATATTGGGAAGTGTGGATCATTACGAAGCACTAGGATTATCACGAGTCAATAAAATTGATGTTATTCTGTTGAAGAAGGAGTATCGGAAAAAG GCCATGCTTGTGCATCCTGATAAAAACATGGGAAGCCCTCTAGCAAGCGAATCATTTAAGAAACTTCAATGTGCTTACGAG GTTCTTTCTGATTCTACAAAGAAGCGAGATTATGATGAACAACTTAGAAAAGAAGAATATAAGAGTGTTGCACAGAAATCTCCTGATATTTCACATCAG GGTCGCTCGGATTACTGCTCTGAAGAGTCTAGACGTATACAGTGCACAAAATGTGGCAATTCACACATCTGGGTTTGCACGAACAGGACCAAGACAATGGCAAGGTGGTGTCAG GATTGCTGTCAATATCATCAAGCTAAGGATGGAGATGGATGGGTTGAATACAGAGGTTCTCTGGTGTTCAATCGGCCTCAAAAG gtGGAGATTCCACGTGCATTTGTTTGTGCTGAGAGCAAGATATTTGATGTATCAGAATGGGCTATCTGTCAG GGAATGGCTTGTAGGCCAAATACCCATCGGCCAAGTTTTCACGTTAACATGGTTGGATTGGAGAAGTCAACTCAGAGATCTAACTCAAGCAGATATCCTTGGGATTTGGATGCTGAAATGATGGATGAAGAGGAAGATTTTGATGTTTGGCTTCAGCAAGCTCTAGCCTCTGGTCTATTTTGTGAGACATCGAAACAACGCAGAAAGAGCTGGAGTCCCTTCAAGTTACCCcagaaaaaaggaaaaaagcCTTGGAAAAGATCACCCTGA
- the LOC141720947 gene encoding photosystem II 10 kDa polypeptide, chloroplastic-like: MATSVMSSVPVSLKPSFAVDKTAVRGLPSLARTSTFKIKASKVKKIKTDSPYGINGGMSLKEGKDASGRKAKGKGVYQFADKYGANVDGYSPIYNPDEWSPSGDRYAAGTTGLLIWAVTLAGILGGGALLVYSTSALAN; the protein is encoded by the exons ATGGCAACTTCAGTGATGAGTTCAGTGCCAGTGAGTTTGAAACCTAGTTTCGCAGTTGACAAAACAGCAGTGAGAGGTCTTCCTTCACTTGCAAGGACTTCTACTTTTAAGATCAAGGCCAGTAAGGTTAAGAAGATCAAAACTGACAGCCCTTATG GAATTAATGGTGGCATGAGCTTGAAAGAAGGCAAAGATGCCTCTGGAAGGAAGGCAAAG GGAAAGGGTGTGTACCAATTTGCAGACAAATATGGTGCTAATGTTGATGGATACAG TCCGATTTACAATCCAGATGAGTGGTCTCCGTCAGGTGATCGTTACGCCGCAG GCACAACTGGGCTGTTGATATGGGCAGTGACTCTAGCTGGTATTCTTGGAGGCGGAGCTCTGCTTGTGTATAGTACCAGTGCTTTGGCTAATTAA